A portion of the Collinsella aerofaciens genome contains these proteins:
- a CDS encoding MarR family winged helix-turn-helix transcriptional regulator, whose amino-acid sequence MEDTDFHELGRQLLTEFGSMHQRISRFADKALGGEMAVMRALMLAGGSLTPSELADRAWVSNARIANILRALEAKGWVEREHSKTDRRRVHVTVTDKGFHDLEIKRREFENRTAAFLEQLGETDTQEMVRLLRRANEIIDRNQERRDAE is encoded by the coding sequence GTGGAAGATACCGATTTCCATGAGCTCGGGCGTCAGCTCTTAACTGAGTTTGGCAGCATGCATCAGCGCATTTCGCGCTTTGCGGACAAAGCTCTCGGCGGCGAGATGGCTGTCATGCGCGCTCTCATGCTCGCTGGCGGCTCGCTCACGCCGAGCGAACTCGCTGATCGCGCCTGGGTCTCGAACGCCCGCATCGCCAATATCCTACGCGCTCTCGAAGCCAAGGGCTGGGTTGAGCGTGAGCACTCAAAGACCGACCGTCGTCGCGTACACGTCACGGTGACCGACAAGGGATTCCATGATCTCGAAATCAAACGTCGGGAATTCGAGAACCGCACTGCGGCTTTCCTCGAGCAGCTCGGCGAAACAGATACCCAAGAGATGGTGCGTCTTCTAAGGCGTGCCAACGAAATTATCGACCGTAATCAAGAAAGGAGAGATGCCGAGTGA
- a CDS encoding ABC transporter ATP-binding protein: protein MRILKLFKKHVLALFAAIVLIVISCNADLALPTYMSDIVDVGVQQGGIASPVPDTIRAESLDDLELFMSAKDAKAVEAVFSKADKNDIRTYKGTEEERADGGKIADIMSLPETVVLSLNQGIDADSMGDMMGSSSEKDSNAAQAMPTPEQMAAMTPEQLAEMQQKAVAAQNMQKQIDADGGKITMKSLRLGVEGGLVDQSKLVEGANQMADKMGSMSGSIVTQRAVSYVQDEYKAQGIDPADVQNAYLSRIATTMFGLCLISLVATILTGAVASRTACSIARDLRRETFNKVMHFSPAEVGKFSQASLITRCTNDIQQIQMAATLFIRMCLMAPVMGVVAVMRVLANHTGLEWTIAVAIIAVSAVVGVLMGLTMPKFKMMQSFVDRVNLTARELLDGLMPIRSFNREEHELERFDQASLDLMTTQLYTNRAMSFMMPLMMLVMNCITVLIVWFGAQGVSDGVMQVGNMMAFISYTMQIVMAFMILTMVSVILPRAEVAAERVEEVITCPTSINDPVSPKLPAASAPRGELTFRDVSFQYPDARADVISGVNFTTHAGQMLGIIGSTGSGKSTLVQLIPRLYDVTGGSITLDGVDVRDMTLSELRRRIGYIPQQGRLFSGTVESNLKFAGDMVSDDDMRQAAHIAQAEDFIAEREGGYNSPISQGGSNVSGGQRQRLAIARALAKKPEVVVFDDSFSALDYKTDARLREELAKNVTDAALVVVAQRIATIMHADQIIVLDDGHVVGTGTHEELLRSCPAYLEIAQSQLSAEELGLTQEEIAAVMEGGER from the coding sequence GTGAGGATTCTCAAGCTCTTTAAAAAGCATGTCCTGGCACTGTTCGCAGCTATCGTGCTTATCGTAATCAGCTGCAACGCCGATCTGGCGCTGCCTACCTACATGAGCGACATCGTCGACGTGGGCGTGCAGCAAGGCGGCATCGCCTCGCCCGTGCCCGACACCATCCGCGCCGAATCGCTCGACGACCTCGAACTCTTTATGAGCGCCAAGGACGCCAAGGCTGTGGAGGCCGTGTTTAGCAAGGCTGACAAAAACGACATTCGAACGTACAAGGGCACCGAGGAAGAGCGTGCCGATGGAGGCAAGATTGCCGACATTATGAGCCTGCCCGAGACTGTCGTTCTTTCGCTCAACCAGGGCATTGACGCCGACTCTATGGGCGACATGATGGGCTCGTCCAGCGAGAAAGACAGCAACGCTGCCCAGGCCATGCCCACCCCCGAGCAGATGGCGGCGATGACGCCCGAGCAGCTCGCCGAGATGCAGCAGAAGGCCGTAGCGGCGCAGAACATGCAAAAGCAGATTGATGCCGACGGCGGTAAGATCACCATGAAGAGCCTGCGCCTGGGTGTCGAGGGCGGTCTGGTAGACCAAAGCAAGCTCGTCGAGGGCGCCAACCAAATGGCGGACAAAATGGGCTCCATGTCGGGCTCCATCGTGACCCAGCGCGCCGTGAGCTATGTACAGGACGAGTACAAGGCGCAGGGCATCGACCCCGCTGACGTGCAGAACGCCTACCTGAGCCGCATAGCGACCACGATGTTTGGTCTGTGCCTGATCTCGCTTGTCGCCACCATCCTGACCGGCGCCGTGGCTTCGCGCACCGCCTGTTCCATCGCCCGCGACCTGCGCCGCGAGACCTTCAACAAGGTTATGCACTTCTCGCCGGCCGAAGTGGGCAAGTTTAGCCAGGCCTCGCTCATCACTCGCTGCACCAACGACATTCAGCAGATTCAGATGGCGGCAACCCTGTTTATCCGCATGTGCCTGATGGCCCCCGTCATGGGCGTCGTCGCCGTCATGCGCGTCCTGGCCAACCACACCGGCCTGGAGTGGACCATCGCCGTGGCCATCATCGCGGTGTCGGCCGTCGTCGGCGTGCTCATGGGCCTCACCATGCCCAAGTTCAAAATGATGCAGAGCTTTGTGGACCGCGTGAACCTTACCGCCCGCGAGCTGCTCGACGGTCTTATGCCCATCCGCTCGTTCAACCGCGAGGAGCATGAGCTCGAGCGCTTTGACCAGGCGTCCCTCGACCTGATGACCACGCAGCTCTACACCAACCGAGCCATGAGCTTTATGATGCCGCTCATGATGCTCGTCATGAACTGCATCACCGTGCTTATCGTCTGGTTTGGTGCGCAGGGCGTGTCCGACGGCGTGATGCAGGTCGGCAACATGATGGCGTTTATCTCCTACACCATGCAGATCGTCATGGCGTTTATGATCCTCACCATGGTGTCGGTCATCCTACCCCGTGCCGAGGTCGCAGCCGAGCGCGTGGAAGAGGTCATCACTTGCCCCACGAGCATCAACGACCCCGTCTCGCCTAAACTGCCCGCGGCCAGCGCTCCGCGCGGTGAGCTCACCTTCCGCGACGTGAGCTTCCAGTATCCCGATGCCCGCGCCGATGTCATCAGCGGCGTGAACTTCACCACGCATGCCGGTCAGATGCTCGGCATCATTGGCTCCACAGGCTCGGGCAAGTCCACGCTTGTGCAGCTCATCCCGCGCCTGTACGACGTCACCGGCGGCAGCATTACGCTCGACGGCGTCGATGTGCGCGATATGACCCTTTCCGAGCTACGCCGCCGCATTGGCTATATCCCGCAGCAGGGACGCCTGTTCTCGGGCACCGTCGAGAGCAACCTCAAGTTTGCCGGCGACATGGTGAGCGATGACGACATGCGCCAGGCGGCACACATCGCCCAGGCCGAGGACTTTATCGCCGAGCGTGAGGGCGGTTACAACTCCCCCATCAGCCAGGGCGGCTCCAATGTTTCGGGCGGTCAGCGCCAGCGTCTGGCCATCGCCCGCGCCCTGGCCAAAAAGCCCGAGGTCGTGGTGTTCGATGACTCGTTTAGCGCCCTCGACTACAAGACCGACGCGCGCCTGCGCGAGGAGCTGGCCAAAAACGTTACCGACGCCGCACTCGTGGTCGTGGCCCAGCGCATCGCGACCATCATGCACGCCGACCAGATCATCGTGCTCGACGACGGCCACGTAGTGGGCACCGGCACGCACGAGGAGCTGCTGCGCAGCTGTCCGGCGTACCTGGAGATTGCACAGTCGCAGCTTTCCGCCGAGGAGCTGGGGCTTACCCAAGAAGAAATTGCAGCCGTCATGGAAGGAGGCGAGCGCTAA
- a CDS encoding GNAT family N-acetyltransferase gives MSLDNVTLRAATLDDLAGIAAIYNQLWCNTLRNRGDVEAADFCARFNIAMQLQRSPIALVAETEGRIIAACCIGIFEDGKPRTNPTWEPCYNEMFAQATEMAKTADAKLEGSLFGDSREKATADRFAATGNEYAQGQLNLIIIVPEWQGKGLGRELIDLARAELAKAGCTKFFLMSDCNSDWQFYEHLNMKRILEDHSQDTGDGFIVYMYGGTL, from the coding sequence ATGAGCCTTGACAACGTAACCCTGCGCGCCGCCACGCTCGATGACCTGGCCGGCATCGCCGCCATCTACAACCAGCTGTGGTGCAACACGCTGCGCAACCGCGGCGACGTCGAAGCTGCCGATTTCTGCGCGCGCTTTAACATCGCCATGCAGCTGCAGCGCTCCCCCATCGCACTCGTCGCCGAGACCGAGGGCCGCATTATCGCCGCCTGCTGCATCGGCATCTTCGAGGACGGCAAGCCGCGCACCAATCCCACGTGGGAGCCCTGCTATAACGAGATGTTCGCCCAGGCAACCGAGATGGCAAAGACCGCCGATGCCAAGCTCGAGGGCTCGCTCTTTGGAGACAGCCGCGAAAAGGCCACAGCGGATCGCTTTGCCGCCACAGGCAACGAATATGCCCAGGGTCAGCTCAACTTGATTATCATTGTGCCTGAATGGCAGGGCAAGGGACTCGGCCGCGAGCTCATCGACCTTGCGCGCGCCGAGCTCGCCAAGGCAGGCTGCACCAAATTCTTTCTGATGAGCGACTGCAACTCCGACTGGCAGTTTTACGAGCACCTCAACATGAAGCGCATCCTAGAGGACCACAGCCAAGACACCGGTGACGGATTTATCGTCTATATGTACGGAGGCACGCTCTAA
- a CDS encoding ABC transporter ATP-binding protein, protein MADETKTQIPKPTRQRGPMGRMGGMRRGEKAKDFKGTMRQLLGYIGQHKIAVFAAVAFAVCSVIFNIVGPKVLGQVTTKLFEGLVAKVNGTGDVDFDWIAKTLGFLLCLYLASSVCSLIQGWLMTGVTQKICYRMRKEIAAKIAVVPMSYFNGHSKGDVLSRITNDVDTLGQSLNQSVTQLITSVTQIIGVLVMMLSISLPLTGVTVLTLPAAAIILTVMIHFSQPYFREQQQVLGAVNGIIEEDFAGQNVIQVFDRAEASIEEFDRQNDRLFISGWRSQFLSGLMMPLMSLVGNMGYVGVVVVGAQLALTGNATPGDIQSFIQYVRNFTQPVQQLGNVSNTMQSMAAATERVFEFLAAPEEEQKADAQIPEKRPGHVEFDHVKFGYTPDKTIIHDFSCEAQPGQTIAIVGPTGAGKTTLIKLLQRFYDVDGGSLRVEGVDVRDWDRAALRGEFAMVLQDTWLFNGTIRENIRYGRPDASDAEVEAAARAARCDHFIHTLAGGYDFMINEEGTNLSQGQRQLVTIARAILADRPALILDEATSNVDTRTEELIQRAMDALMQGRTSFVIAHRLSTIRNADVILVIRDGDIVEKGTHDELLAQGGFYADLYNSQFDEAA, encoded by the coding sequence ATGGCAGACGAGACCAAGACTCAGATTCCCAAGCCCACCCGTCAGCGTGGCCCCATGGGCCGCATGGGCGGCATGCGTCGCGGCGAAAAGGCCAAGGACTTTAAGGGCACCATGAGGCAGCTGCTCGGCTATATCGGCCAGCACAAGATTGCCGTGTTTGCCGCCGTCGCCTTTGCCGTGTGCTCGGTCATCTTTAACATTGTGGGGCCCAAGGTGCTCGGCCAGGTTACGACCAAACTGTTCGAGGGCCTGGTTGCCAAGGTCAACGGCACCGGCGATGTTGACTTTGATTGGATCGCCAAGACGCTCGGCTTTTTGCTCTGCCTGTATCTGGCAAGCTCTGTTTGCAGCCTCATCCAGGGTTGGCTCATGACCGGCGTCACACAAAAGATTTGCTACCGCATGCGCAAGGAGATTGCCGCCAAGATTGCCGTCGTGCCGATGAGCTACTTTAACGGCCACAGCAAGGGCGACGTGCTCAGCCGCATCACCAACGACGTCGATACGCTGGGTCAGTCGCTCAACCAGAGCGTGACGCAGCTTATCACGTCGGTGACGCAGATTATCGGCGTGCTCGTCATGATGCTGTCGATCAGTCTGCCGCTTACCGGCGTCACCGTGCTCACGCTGCCGGCTGCCGCGATTATCCTGACCGTGATGATTCACTTCTCGCAGCCGTACTTCCGCGAGCAACAGCAAGTCCTGGGCGCCGTCAACGGCATTATCGAGGAGGACTTTGCCGGCCAGAACGTTATTCAGGTGTTCGACCGCGCCGAAGCCTCAATCGAGGAGTTCGACCGTCAAAACGACCGCCTCTTTATTAGCGGCTGGCGCTCGCAGTTCCTGTCGGGCCTGATGATGCCGCTTATGAGTCTGGTGGGCAACATGGGCTACGTGGGCGTCGTCGTGGTAGGCGCGCAGCTCGCGCTGACCGGCAATGCCACGCCCGGCGACATCCAGAGCTTTATCCAGTACGTTCGCAACTTTACGCAGCCGGTGCAGCAGCTGGGCAACGTGAGCAACACGATGCAGTCGATGGCCGCCGCAACCGAACGCGTCTTTGAGTTCTTGGCTGCGCCCGAGGAGGAGCAGAAGGCCGACGCGCAGATTCCCGAGAAGCGCCCCGGCCACGTGGAGTTCGACCACGTCAAGTTTGGCTACACGCCCGACAAGACCATCATCCACGACTTTAGCTGCGAGGCGCAGCCCGGTCAGACCATCGCCATCGTCGGCCCCACCGGCGCCGGCAAGACCACGCTCATTAAGCTGCTGCAGCGCTTTTACGATGTGGACGGCGGTTCGCTGCGCGTCGAGGGCGTCGACGTGCGCGACTGGGACCGCGCGGCGCTACGCGGCGAGTTTGCCATGGTGCTGCAGGATACCTGGCTGTTTAATGGCACCATCCGCGAGAACATCCGCTACGGACGTCCCGATGCGAGTGATGCCGAGGTCGAAGCCGCTGCACGCGCCGCGCGCTGCGACCACTTTATCCATACGCTCGCCGGCGGTTACGACTTTATGATCAACGAGGAGGGCACCAACCTCTCACAGGGCCAGCGCCAACTCGTGACCATCGCCCGCGCCATTTTGGCCGACCGTCCGGCGCTGATTTTGGACGAGGCGACTTCCAACGTCGATACCCGCACCGAGGAGCTTATTCAGCGCGCCATGGATGCGCTGATGCAGGGCCGCACGAGCTTTGTCATCGCGCACCGCCTGTCCACAATCCGCAACGCCGACGTAATCTTGGTGATTCGCGACGGCGACATCGTCGAGAAGGGCACGCACGACGAGCTGCTCGCCCAAGGCGGCTTCTACGCCGACCTGTACAACTCGCAGTTCGACGAGGCGGCGTAA
- a CDS encoding 3-deoxy-7-phosphoheptulonate synthase produces the protein MAMEFKRRLPIPMEIREEMPLSAELTAKKQAFDAEVAKVFTGEDARKALIIGPCSADREDSVLEYMNRLAKVAEEVKDKLIIIPRVYTNKPRTKGTGYKGLLHNPDPEAPDDLLEGVKAIRHMHLRVIEETGFFTADEMLYPSNYQYLVDLLSYVAVGARSVENQEHRLVSSGISVPVGMKNPTAGSTTVMLNSIYAAQAHQSFIFRNWEVECDGNPLAHAVMRGYIGLDGRTYPNYHYEHLERLAERYTEHAGYANPAAVIDCNHDNSGKRPLEQYRICKEVLDSCRRNESISKLVKGFMIESYLEDGNQPVDGGVFGKSITDPCLGWEKTDYLIHEIAERV, from the coding sequence ATGGCCATGGAATTCAAGCGCAGGTTGCCGATCCCCATGGAGATCCGCGAGGAAATGCCGCTTTCCGCCGAGCTTACCGCCAAAAAGCAGGCATTCGACGCCGAGGTCGCCAAGGTCTTTACCGGCGAGGACGCACGCAAAGCGCTCATCATCGGCCCGTGCTCTGCCGACCGCGAGGACTCGGTGCTTGAGTACATGAACCGACTGGCCAAGGTCGCCGAAGAGGTCAAGGACAAACTCATCATCATTCCGCGCGTCTACACCAACAAGCCGCGCACCAAGGGCACTGGCTACAAAGGCCTGCTGCACAACCCCGACCCCGAGGCGCCCGATGACCTGCTTGAAGGCGTTAAGGCCATCCGCCACATGCACCTGCGCGTCATCGAGGAGACTGGCTTCTTTACCGCCGACGAGATGCTCTACCCGTCCAACTACCAGTACCTCGTCGACCTGCTGAGCTACGTTGCCGTGGGCGCGCGCTCGGTCGAAAACCAGGAGCATCGCCTGGTGTCGAGCGGCATTTCGGTGCCCGTCGGCATGAAAAACCCCACCGCCGGTTCCACCACCGTCATGCTTAACTCCATCTACGCCGCCCAGGCACATCAAAGCTTCATCTTCCGCAACTGGGAGGTTGAGTGCGACGGCAACCCGCTCGCACACGCCGTCATGCGTGGCTACATCGGTCTCGACGGTCGCACCTACCCCAACTACCACTACGAGCACCTGGAGCGCCTGGCCGAGCGCTATACCGAGCATGCCGGCTACGCCAACCCGGCGGCGGTCATCGACTGCAACCACGACAACTCGGGCAAGCGCCCGCTGGAGCAGTACCGCATTTGCAAGGAGGTGCTCGACAGCTGCCGCCGCAACGAGTCCATCTCCAAGCTGGTCAAGGGCTTTATGATCGAGTCCTACCTGGAGGATGGCAATCAGCCAGTCGATGGCGGCGTCTTTGGCAAGTCGATCACCGACCCGTGCCTGGGCTGGGAAAAGACCGACTACCTCATCCACGAGATCGCGGAGCGGGTGTAG